The Desulfuromonas versatilis genome has a segment encoding these proteins:
- the infA gene encoding translation initiation factor IF-1: MAKEEAIEVEGEVIEPLPNAMFRVKLDNGHVVLAHISGKMRKFYIRILPGDRVTVELSPYDLTRGRITYREK; encoded by the coding sequence TTGGCCAAAGAAGAAGCGATCGAAGTCGAGGGCGAGGTAATCGAACCTCTGCCCAATGCCATGTTCAGGGTCAAGCTCGATAATGGCCACGTTGTACTGGCGCACATTTCCGGGAAGATGCGCAAGTTTTATATCCGTATTCTTCCGGGGGACCGGGTCACCGTCGAGTTGTCGCCTTACGACCTGACCAGGGGCCGCATTACCTACCGGGAGAAATAG